The Lactuca sativa cultivar Salinas chromosome 2, Lsat_Salinas_v11, whole genome shotgun sequence genome includes a window with the following:
- the LOC111914800 gene encoding uncharacterized protein LOC111914800, producing MELVSAIISPIVESLIAPVKKQLGYLFSSTNHVRNMNTKIKLLDDTSRDVKKHMETNNRRNLEIPTHVTGWLEEVEKTKEKAQSIPSIGSGCCNLKMRYRVGKKAFKTTEEMESLIDENSKIIWSNAQKPLGKVNSKIASGSAPSDGESQNHFKSREKSFKDAFKSLQQDDTNKVIALCGMGGVGKTTMMEELKKTAEDKKIFDWIVKVVIGQKTNMLSIQQDVAEYMGASLTETSVAARADRLRITFGNLPEGRRKVLVILDDVWETIDLKDIGLSPLPNSFKLLLTSRNESICKQIAVEADSESTLVRVDVMEEPEAQNFFWQITGVSKQHDMELNQTGSEIVRRCGFLPLAIKLIAKTLQFQEVFVWRDTFQRLKKKNLDENVQEVIKISYNYIKTEEEKVIFLLCGLFPDDFNIPIEELTRYAWGLQLLSEVSTLGEARDRTKTCVQNLRNANLLMDSDYIGCVKMHDLVLAFVINTVSKGHHPWIINHGDISKWTRAEVKESCNRISITCKGMSEFPGDSKYPNLSLLRLMDGDKSLKFPEGFYERMENLEVIAYEKMQYPLLPRSLECSTKLRTLILHKCLLMFDFSVIGELLNLEVLSFAHCGITHLPSTIGNLKKLKLLDLTGCVNLRIDDGVLLNLVELEELYMRVADEEAIRFTDSNCVELAELSNHLSALEVEFFDNNGTPMNMLFTELKRFRISMGCGLVENTDKNMHSFKNTLRLVTNKNELLESSINELFEKIEVLYLEVDGMNNLEEVLMESVHLPQQTFNNLRVLDVFNCANLRYLFTVPIANCLMKLERLTVSQCPVLEVLAQSENGEAGAIKFQGLKFLRLDRLPKLIGLCNTANVIELPQLVELELDGLPNFSSIYPEKTSATSSMSSNASAIQPLFNKQVLIPKLEILGIWRMDKLKEIWPYQFSSSDDINACLLREITVRECDNIVNLFPTNPMSLLGRLEELVVFECGSIEVLFNIDMSCVGDIEEYNSNMRYIRVYKLGKLRELWRMKGESSSDILIRTFQAVERIEIEECERFVNVFTPTVTNSDVRTLMKVSIDGRRTWEETRGNIELVQNNQEINVISKEEIISEVDGNIPDVESSIHPKPFHVNHLQTLDVNGGCKDVEVVFEIESFSSNSTDFTTLHKYNHQPPPLLLPHLKELWLQNMERMSDVWKCNWKKLVIPQNQSQSYSFHNLTTIHMWNCKSMKYLFSPLMGKLLPNLKDVRIRNCDGIEEVVSKRDINDENEEIISSTHTNTFSSFPLLDSLYLFNLPSLKSIDGGTTITTTSIHDQFQCSQVGVASWFLCQYSKKIYIENCPALSRVFPWYVVGQLNKLEELRISKCKSMVEIFESERVNNDGVDSTTNVGDGSDDTCTAITIPRSANMTLLQLPNLTILVISKCEVLEYIFTSSTLESLEQIKELIVKQCKAMKVIVKDDTEHTETSKSIIVFPRLKSLTLVDLPDLKGFFLGKNEFRWPVLEKVKIYGCPQMMNFTSGHSMTPKLNYIHTAYGKHSLECGLNLHLTNATHEDETQLPMCSTPDLIKLVQFPWSFSNLVEVDAQYGDKLLKSRIIFPCKELLNLKNLEKLSITNALGSVTQEVFEVAEGTNEDVDIETQSVVVFEKLKEVTLDTLNNLKHVWRSNRWIVLNFPNLTKVSIESCKLLGHVFTCCMVGSLLHLQELKISYCQSMNVIVKQVEDSETRPTTEVVFPCLKSITLEWLPNLKGFCLGKEAFEWPSLDTLEIKYCPKITVFTKGQSTTPELKLIDTTFGLCHATEDPNSFIKTKQEEGWQF from the exons ATGGAGCTTGTATCTGCAATCATTAGTCCTATTGTTGAATCTTTAATTGCTCCTGTCAAGAAACAACTGGGATATCTCTTTTCATCCACGAATCATGTTAGGAACATGAATACTAAAATAAAGCTACTGGATGATACAAGCCGTGATGTCAAAAAACACATGGAAACAAACAATAGAAGAAATTTGGAGATACCTACTCATGTAACGGGGTGGTTGGAAGAAGTTGAAAAGACTAAAGAAAAAGCTCAAAGCATTCCAAGTATTGGGAGCGGATGTTGTAACTTGAAAATGAGGTATCGAGTTGGAAAGAAGGCATTCAAGACTACGGAGGAGATGGAAAGTCTCATTGATGAAAATAGTAAGATTATTTGGTCAAATGCTCAAAAACCTCTTGGGAAAGTGAACTCAAAAATCGCATCCGGTTCTGCACCATCAGATGGTGAATCCCAAAATCATTTCAAATCCAGAGAGAAGTCTTTTAAGGATGCCTTTAAGTCCCTTCAACAAGACGACACGAACAAAGTGATAGCCTTATGTGGAATGGGTGGTGTGGGGAAAACCACTATGATGGAAGAACTGAAGAAGACTGCAGAAGATAAGAAAATTTTTGACTGGATTGTGAAGGTGGTCATTGGGCAAAAGACTAACATGCTTTCTATTCAGCAAGATGTAGCAGAATACATGGGCGCATCTCTAACTGAAACGAGTGTAGCAGCAAGGGCAGATCGTCTTCGTATAACATTTGGGAACCTTCCAGAAGGTAGAAGAAAGGTTTTAGTGATATTGGATGATGTATGGGAGACGATTGACCTCAAAGATATTGGACTGAGTCCTTTGCCCAACAGCTTCAAGTTGTTGTTGACATCGCGGAATGAAAGTATTTGCAAACAAATTGCAGTAGAAGCTGATTCGGAGTCGACACTAGTTCGAGTGGATGTGATGGAGGAGCCTGAAGCACAAAATTTCTTTTGGCAAATCACAGGAGTTTCAAAACAACATGATATGGAGCTCAATCAAACAGGAAGTGAAATTGTAAGAAGATGTGGTTTTTTGCCCCTTGCCATTAAACTCATCGCCAAAACCCTTCAATTTCAAGAAGTTTTTGTATGGAGAGATACTTTTCaacggttgaagaagaagaatcttgatGAGAATGTGCAAGAAGTTATTAAGATAAGctataattatataaaaacagAGGAGGAAAAGGTGATTTTTCTTCTGTGTGGCTTGTTTCCTGATGACTTTAATATTCCAATTGAGGAACTCACAAGATATGCATGGGGCCTACAGTTATTAAGTGAAGTATCCACTTTGGGAGAGGCTAGAGACAGGACAAAAACGTGTGTACAGAATCTTAGAAATGCAAATTTGTTGATGGATAGCGATTACATTGGGTGTGTCAAAATGCATGATCTTGTGCTTGCTTTTGTCATAAATACAGTTTCTAAAGGTCATCATCCATGGATAATCAACCATGGTGATATTTCAAAGTGGACTAGAGCTGAAGTGAAAGAGTCTTGCAACAGAATCTCTATTACTTGCAAAGGTATGTCTGAGTTTCCTGGTGACTCTAAGTACCCAAACCTATCACTTTTGAGACTTATGGATGGAGATAAGTCACTTAAGTTTCCTGAAGGTTTTTATGAAAGAATGGAAAATCTTGAAGTTATAGCGTATGAAAAAATGCAGTATCCGTTGCTTCCCAGATCACTTGAATGCTCCACCAAACTACGAACACTCATTCTCCATAAATGCTTATTGATGTTTGATTTCTCTGTTATTGGAGAACTCTTGAATCTGGAAGTGCTCAGTTTTGCTCATTGTGGCATCACACATTTACCATCCACAATCGGAAATTTGAAGAAGCTAAAGCTACTGGATTTGACAGGGTGTGTAAATCTTCGTATTGATGATGGTGTCTTGTTAAATTTGGTCGAGCTTGAAGAGCTTTATATGAGAGTTGCTGATGAAGAGGCAATTAGGTTCACAGACAGCAATTGTGTTGAATTAGCAGAGCTTTCAAATCATCTTTCTGCATTAGAAGTTGAGTTCTTTGACAACAACGGTACGCCCATGAATATGCTGTTTACTGAACTTAAAAGGTTCAGGATCTCTATGGGATGTGGTTTAGTAGAGAATACTGACAAAAATATGCACTCATTTAAAAACACATTGAGGTTGGTCACTAACAAAAATGAGCTATTGGAATCTAGCATCAATGAGTTGTTTGAGAAAATTGAGGTGCTTTATTTGGAGGTGGATGGTATGAACAATCTTGAAGAAGTTTTAATGGAATCAGTTCATCTTCCTCAGCAGACGTTTAATAATCTAAGAGTCCTTGATGTTTTCAACTGTGCAAACTTAAGATACCTCTTTACAGTCCCTATTGCAAATTGTTTGATGAAGCTTGAGCGCCTCACAGTTTCACAGTGCCCTGTTCTGGAAGTACTTGCACAGAGTGAGAATGGTGAAGCTGGGGCAATTAAGTTTCAGGGGCTAAAGTTTCTAAGATTGGATAGGCTACCAAAGTTGATAGGTCTTTGCAACACTGCTAATGTAATTGAGCTACCACAGCTGGTGGAGTTGGAACTTGATGGCCTTCCTAATTTCAGTAGCATTTATCCTGAGAAAACATCTGCAACATCTTCTATGTCCAGTAATGCCTCTGCAATTCAACCATTATTTAACAAACAG GTGCTGATTCCTAAGCTGGAGATATTGGGGATTTGGAGGATGGATAAGCTGAAAGAGATATGGCCTTATCAATTTAGTAGTAGTGACGATATCAATGCCTGCTTGTTGAGAGAGATTACAGTGAGAGAATGTGATAATATTGTGAATCTATTTCCAACCAATCCCATGTCTTTGCTGGGTCGTCTGGAAGAGCTTGTTGTTTTTGAATGTGGAAGCATTGAAGTGTTATTTAACATCGACATGAGTTGTGTTGGTGATATTGAAGAATACAACAGCAACATGAGATACATCCGTGTATATAAATTGGGGAAGCTAAGAGAGTTGTGGAGGATGAAAGGTGAAAGTAGCTCAGATATCCTCATCCGTACCTTTCAAGCTGTTGAAAGGATAGAAATAGAAGAGTGTGAGAGGTTTGTAAACGTATTCACACCGACCGTGACCAATTCTGATGTGAGGACACTTATGAAAGTGAGTATAGATGGTAGGAGAACGTGGGAAGAAACCAGGGGAAACAttgaattggttcagaacaacCAAGAG ATTAATGTTATATCCAAGGAAGAGATCATTTCAGAGGTGGATGGTAATATTCCTGACGTTGAATCCTCAATTCATCCCAAACCTTTTCACGTTAATCACCTTCAAACACTTGATGTAAATGGCGGCTGTAAGGATGTTGAAGTGGTGTTTGAGATAGAGAGTTTCAGTAGCAACAGCACAGATTTCACAACTCTGCATAAATATAATCATCAACCACCACCACTACTACTTCCCCACCTCAAGGAATTGTGGTTACAAAATATGGAGAGGATGAGTGATGTGTGGAAGTGCAATTGGAAGAAACTTGTAATTCCTCAAAACCAATCACAATCCTACTCATTCCACAACCTCACAACCATACACATGTGGAATTGCAAAAGCATGAAGTACTTATTTTCACCTCTCATGGGCAAACTTCTTCCCAACTTAAAGGATGTCAGGATAAGGAATTGTGATGGTATTGAAGAAGTTGTTTCAAAAAGAGATATTAATGATGAAAATGAAGAAATAATATCTTCTACTCACACAAACACCTTCTCCTCCTTCCCTCTTCTTGATTCTCTCTACCTTTTTAATCTGCCAAGCCTAAAGAGTATCGATGGCGGTACTACAATCACAACTACTTCCATCCATGATCAGTTCCAG TGTTCTCAAGTCGGTGTTGCTTCTTGGTTCTTATGCCAATACTCCAAAAAGATTTATATAGAGAACTGTCCTGCCCTATCAAGAGTGTTTCCATGGTATGTAGTGGGACAACTGAATAAGCTTGAAGAGTTGAGAATATCAAAATGTAAGTCAATGGTGGAGATATTTGAAAGTGAAAGAGTCAACAATGATGGTGTTGATAGTACTACGAATGTTGGTGATGGAAGTGATGATACTTGTACTGCAATCACCATCCCAAGGTCGGCAAATATGACTCTGCTTCAATTGCCCAACCTAACAATATTGGTCATCAGTAAATGTGAAGTTTTGGAATATATTTTCACAAGTTCCACACTTGAAAGCCTCGAGCAAATCAAAGAACTGATTGTAAAACAATGCAAGGCAATGAAAGTGATTGTGAAGGATGACACAGAGCACACAGAAACATCTAAATCTATAATAGTCTTCCCACGTCTCAAGTCCCTTACACTTGTAGATTTACCAGATCTCAAGGGTTTCTTCTTGGGGAAGAATGAGTTCAGGTGGCCAGTATTGGAAAAGGTTAAGATTTATGGCTGCCCACAAATGATGAATTTCACATCTGGTCACTCCATGACTCCGAAGCTCAACTACATACATACAGCCTACGGCAAGCATAGTCTTGAATGTGGCCTCAACTTACATTTGACCAATGCTACACATGAGGATGAG ACTCAACTCCCTATGTGCTCTACTCCAGATTTGATAAAGCTAGTTCAATTCCCGTGGTCTTTTTCAAATTTAGTTGAAGTAGATGCACAGTATGGTGACAAATTGTTGAAAAGCCGCATAATTTTTCCATGCAAGGAGTTGCTTAATCTGAAGAATCTTGAAAAGCTTTCTATTACCAATGCCCTTGGATCTGTAACACAGGAGGTATTTGAAGTAGCAGAAGGGACAAATGAAGATGTGGATATTGAAACACAATCTGTTGTGGTATTTGAGAAGCTGAAAGAGGTGACTTTGGATACATTAAATAATCTGAAGCATGTGTGGAGGAGCAATCGGTGGATAGTGTTGAACTTTCCAAACCTTACAAAGGTCTCAATTGAAAGTTGTAAGCTTCTTGGGCACGTGTTCACTTGTTGCATGGTTGGTAGTCTATTGCATCTCCAAGAGCTAAAAATAAGTTACTGCCAGAGTATGAATGTGATTGTGAAGCAAGTTGAAGATTCCGAGACCAGACCGACTACTGAGGTTGTGTTCCCTTGTCTGAAATCCATAACACTTGAATGGCTTCCAAATCTCAAGGGATTTTGCCTGGGGAAGGAGGCTTTTGAATGGCCATCATTAGATACTTTGGAAATCAAATATTGTCCAAAAATAACAGTTTTCACAAAGGGGCAATCAACTACTCCGGAGCTGAAGTTAATAGATACAACTTTTGGATTGTGTCATGCAACGGAAGATCCAAACTCTTTCATAAAGACCAAACAAGAAGAG GGATGGCAGTTCTAG